GGATGGCTGGGCATCTCAGTCGAGGACGTAAGCTGGGATCGCGCCAAATCCCTTGGAATGGCTGCGCCTAAAGGCGCGTATGTGGCGGAAGTAATGAAAGGAAGCCCTGCTCAGGCCGGTGGACTGGCCAAGGGGGACGTCATACTTTCCTACAATGGCATCGAAGTTGCCGACGCATCGAGGCTCAGGAATATGGTAGCCGTCACACCCGTGGGCAAGGAAGCAAAGATCACGGTCCTGCGCGCCCAGAAGAATCAGGACCTAGCGGTGAAAATAGGCAACCAGGCGGACGCGGTGAAAGCCTATGCCTCTTCCACGCAACAACTGCTCGGGGCGGAGTTCAGGTCCGTCACGACGCAAGAGGAAGAAAAATACGGACTCAACCCGAAACAGGGAGTCGCCGTCACACAACTGGACCCGAAGGGGCCTCTCGGCCGGGCGGGCTTCGAAAAGAACGACCTGATCCTCGAGATCAACGGTCAGGCGGTGGACAGCCTCGAATCATTTTTGGAGCTTGCGAGCACGTTACGGCCTCACGCAAAGATTACGCTCCTCGCCCTCGACCACAACAGCGGT
The DNA window shown above is from Syntrophorhabdaceae bacterium and carries:
- a CDS encoding PDZ domain-containing protein, producing the protein GWLGISVEDVSWDRAKSLGMAAPKGAYVAEVMKGSPAQAGGLAKGDVILSYNGIEVADASRLRNMVAVTPVGKEAKITVLRAQKNQDLAVKIGNQADAVKAYASSTQQLLGAEFRSVTTQEEEKYGLNPKQGVAVTQLDPKGPLGRAGFEKNDLILEINGQAVDSLESFLELASTLRPHAKITLLALDHNSGQSGRINVTIQ